The sequence GCCCTGGATCGGTTCCATCACCACGGCGGCGATGTCCTGCCCCACGGCATCGGCGATCTGCAACTGGCGTTCGACGGCGTCGGCATCGCCGAACGGCACCCATTGCACATAGGGATACAGGGGCAGGGCCGGGGAGCGGAAGTCGGATTTGCCCAGCAGGCTGAGCGAGCCCATCGTCTTGCCATGAAACCCGCGCAGCGAGGTGATGAACCCGGCCTTGCGCGTGTACATCTTTGCCAGCTTCATCGCCCCCTCCACCGCCTCGGTGCCGCCGGCGGCAAAGAAGAAGTATTGGATGTCACCGGGCGTGATCATGGCCAACAGCCGGGCCAGCACCCCGCGCAGGGGGTCGAGCAGTTCCTGGCTGGGCATGGGCGTGCGGTTGAGTTGAGCGCGCACGGCCTCGACCACGCGCGGGTGCGACCAGCCCAGCGAGAGCAGGCCATAGCCGCCCAGACAGTCGATCCACTCGCGGCCAAAAGCATCCTGCATGACCGCGCCGCGGCCCGTCCATTCGGTGGCGGCGAACATACCGGCTTCCGTGACCGATTTGCGGTACTCCAGGAAGCCGCGATTGAAATGATGGGCGAAGTTGTACAGCGTTTCTTCGACAATGGCTTCGCCCTCAGCCTGGGTGAGCGTGGGTTTGGCGATGATGTCGAGCCAGCGATGGCCGTAGGAAAGGGCGTCGGGATGCGTGGTCATGGGTGAAAGACGTTGATTGTTGATTGTTGATTGTTGATTGTTGACTGTTGATTGTTGACTGTTGAATGTTTTGTTCCGTGTTCCGTGTTCCGTGTTCCGTATAACAATCGTTCTACGCAACACGCACCACGATACACGCAATAACCAATTACCAATAACCAGTTACCAACTTCCCCACACTCTCACGAAAGACAGCCGTATGGTGATCGATGTCGGTCTCGGTGGCGTCGGGGGCGATGAGGGCCATGTTATGGAAGGGGGTGAGGAGGATGCCGCGGTTGAGCGCGGCCAGGTGCATGTAGCGGTCGAGGTCGTGGTCGATGGCGGCGGCGGCCTCGGCGCCGTTGCGCGGCGGGTGGGGGCAAAACCAGTATTCGGCCCGGCAGCCGAGGCGGGCGACGTGCCAGGGCAGACCGAACTCGCCGATGACCTCCTCGACCCCAGCAGTGAAACGCTCGGCCAGGGGGATGGTGCGGTCGTAGGCCGCCTGGGTCAGCACCTGGCCCAGGGTGGCGCGCATCGCCGCCAACGAGAGGGCGTTGCCGGCCAGCGTGCCGCCGATCCCGCCCACGTCGGCGTTCTCGTAGTCGGTGGCGGCCCGAATCCGTTCGGCTACCTCGGCCGAGAAGCCATAGACCGCGCCGGGGATGCCGCCGCCGATGGGTTTGCCCAGGGTGATCAGGTCGGGCTGCAGCCCGTGGGTGGCGGTGTAGCCGCCCGGCCCGGCGCAGATGGTGTGGGTTTCGTCGATGATCAGCAGCGTGCCCGTGCGCCGGGTGATCTCCCGCAGGGCGTCGTGGTAGCCAGGGTCGGGGTGGACGATGCCGATGTTGGTCATGGCCGGTTCGGCCAGCACGCAGGCCACATCGCCCGGCGCCAGGGCCGCTTCGAGGGAGGGGATGTCGTTGAACTCGATCACGCGCGTGGTCAGGGCCGGGTTGACGGCGGGGCCGATGTTGCCGTCGCGGGGCCGGGTCAGGCCGTGCTCGAGGGTGATGAAGGTCTCGTCCACCGAGCCGTGATAGCACCAGTTGTAGACCAGGATCAGCGGGCGGTGGGTGATCTGCCGGGCCAGGCGGATGGCGAAGCGGTTGGCGTCGGTGGCGGTGAGGGTGAATTGCCAGTAGGGCAGCCCAAAGCGCCGCGCCAGGTCCGCCCCCACCCAGACGGCATCCTCGGTGGGCAGCATGAAGGTGAGGCCGCGGCGCAGCTGTTGGCCGATGGCGGCGACGGCAGCGGCGGGCGCATGGCCGGTCATGGCCCCGGTGTCGCCCAGGCACAAGTCCAGGTAGCGTCGGCCGTCCACATCGGTGAAATGCGTCCCGCCGGCCTCCTGCACGAACACCGGGAAGGGGCTGGCCCAGCGCACCATCCAGTTCATGGGCACGCCGTCGTGCAGATGCGCCCTGGCTTGCTCGAACAGCGCCCGCGAGCGCGGGTGTTCGGCGATGAATCGCGCGTCTTCAGCCGCCAGCAACTGTTGGAGATGGGTTCGGTCGATGGTGGGCATGGTGTTGGTTATTGGTGCTTGGTGATTGGTTATTGGCGCCAATAACCAATCACCAATAACCGCTTCTCTACTGACCCTTCACTTCCGTCCAGATGCGGTCGTAGAGCGGGGTGGCTTCGCCAACATCTTCGATGCGGTGGCCGCTCTTGAGCACATCAGCCGGGGTGTTGGTGATGTTCGAGTCTATGTAGGTCTTGTAAAGCTCAGGTTGCTTGTCTTTCGCATAGTCGAGAGCGGCTTTGTTCGGATTGCTGTAGGGGAAATCGCGCAGCATCATCCAAAAGAGGTCGGGCTGCAGGCTGTAATTCAACCAGGCGTAGGCGGCGTCGAGATGGGGGACGCTGACCGGGATGGCCCAGTTGTCCTGCCAGACGATGGGGCCTTCGCTGGGGTAGATATACTGGAGGGCAGGGTTTTCCTTTTGGGCCAGCACGGCTTCGCCTGTCCAGATGAAGCCGAGGTCAACGTCGCCGCCGATCAAGGCCGTCTTGGGGCTGTCGCTGTCGAAGAGCTTGATGTTCGGCACCAGCTCGGCGAGTTTGGCCTTTGCTTCGTCCAACTGGGCCGGGTCGTGGGTGTTGGGGTCGTAGCCCAGCGTCAGCAGGGTGAAAGCGATGACTGCGCGCGAGTCGTCTATGGAGACGATGCGGCCGGCGTATTCCGGTTTCCAGAGGTCGGCAAACGAGGTCGGCGGTTCGCTTACGGCCTCGGTGTTGACCATGATGGCATCGGTGCCGGCCTGATAGGGGATGGTGTAGTCGTTGTTGGGGTCGAAGGGCAGGTTCAGGTAGTTGGGGTCGAAGTTGGCCATGGGCAGCTTGCTCTTGTCCAGCTTTTGCAGCAAGCCCTGCCGCCCCATCAGGGGCACGATGTAATCGGTAGGGATGACGAGGTCGTAGTTGGCGCCGCCGGCCGAGAGTTTGGCATACATCTCCTCGTTGGCCGAGTATTCATCGTGGTTGACTTTGAGGCCGTAGACCAGCTCGAAGCAGTCGATGATGTCCTGGGGGATGTACTCAGTCCAGACGAACAGGTTCAGTTCCTTCGAGGTCACCTCCAGCCTGGGGTTTGGCGCCGGGCATTCGAAGCCGGACGAAGTGACCTTCTTTGCGTCCGTGGCGCCGCCACCGCCGTTGCCTCCGCAAGCGGCCAGGAACAGGGTGAAGGCGATGAAGAGAGGGATGAGGCGGGTCAGGGTGCGCATGGCTTCTCTCCTTTGGCAGAGGCGGGTGGGATGGTGCGGACGGTCGGGCAGGGGTGGCGTTGCCAATCTGGGGGGGCGTGGGCGCATTGTTCATCAAATGGCCGGGATTGGCAAGACTGTGGCTATCGCATGTATTGCTGTTTCCGCTTTTCCCTCTCGCTCCTGGCTTCGAAGAGGAGTTGGTCGAGATCCAGGTCGCTGATCGAGGGGTCGAAGGTGGTGGGCGCGGTTTCGGCGGCCAGGTGGTAGGCCGCGCCGGCGCTGTCTCGTGCGATGTAGCCTTCGTCGATCAGATAGCGGCGGAGGGTGACGTGGTCGAGCCCACAGCTATCGCCAAAGCGGTTGGTCCAGCGCCGCAAGGCGTCGTTCAGCTCGCTCTCGGTGTAGCTGCGCGCCGGGTCGAGGCCGAGGATGGCGCTGACGAAGACGATGTCGCGGTCGGGTCGTTTCTTGGGCAGGCCCTGCCCGGCCAGCAGGATGGTGACGAAGCGGGAGGTGAATTGGGGTTCGGTGATGTGGGACATAGGTGAGAATGAGTTGGAGATTGCTCCAGCCGTAGAAGGCCAGGTTGTGCACCGTCTTCAGCGCGCGAGCGTCTTTTCGATCCTGCGGTCGGGAATGAACCAGATGATCGCCACCAGTACGTACAACCCGAAGGCCAGCCACGGGGCAAAGAGAGCGATGGGGATGGCGATGGCGTAGATCGCCATCGACGCCATCCCTTTGCGATCACGACCAACCGCCTCTGCCAACAGGGAATCTTTGCCCTGGACGGCAATCAAGGCGCGGGAGAGGATGAAGTAGGCGACGCCGGCCATCAGCAAGACGAAGCCGTAGACGGCCACCGGCCAGGCGGCGAAGTTGTGTTCGCCCATCCAGGCGGTGGCGAAGGGCGCGAGCGAGAGCCAGAATAGCAGGTGGATGTTGGCCCAGAGCAC comes from Caldilineales bacterium and encodes:
- a CDS encoding TMEM175 family protein — protein: MTKGRMEAFSDGVIAIIITIMVLELRPPEGTALADLLPLAPIFLSYVLSFVSVGIYWNNHHHMLQAARHVDGRVLWANIHLLFWLSLAPFATAWMGEHNFAAWPVAVYGFVLLMAGVAYFILSRALIAVQGKDSLLAEAVGRDRKGMASMAIYAIAIPIALFAPWLAFGLYVLVAIIWFIPDRRIEKTLAR
- a CDS encoding spermidine/putrescine ABC transporter substrate-binding protein, which translates into the protein MRTLTRLIPLFIAFTLFLAACGGNGGGGATDAKKVTSSGFECPAPNPRLEVTSKELNLFVWTEYIPQDIIDCFELVYGLKVNHDEYSANEEMYAKLSAGGANYDLVIPTDYIVPLMGRQGLLQKLDKSKLPMANFDPNYLNLPFDPNNDYTIPYQAGTDAIMVNTEAVSEPPTSFADLWKPEYAGRIVSIDDSRAVIAFTLLTLGYDPNTHDPAQLDEAKAKLAELVPNIKLFDSDSPKTALIGGDVDLGFIWTGEAVLAQKENPALQYIYPSEGPIVWQDNWAIPVSVPHLDAAYAWLNYSLQPDLFWMMLRDFPYSNPNKAALDYAKDKQPELYKTYIDSNITNTPADVLKSGHRIEDVGEATPLYDRIWTEVKGQ
- a CDS encoding DUF2087 domain-containing protein; amino-acid sequence: MSHITEPQFTSRFVTILLAGQGLPKKRPDRDIVFVSAILGLDPARSYTESELNDALRRWTNRFGDSCGLDHVTLRRYLIDEGYIARDSAGAAYHLAAETAPTTFDPSISDLDLDQLLFEARSEREKRKQQYMR
- a CDS encoding aminotransferase class III-fold pyridoxal phosphate-dependent enzyme is translated as MTTHPDALSYGHRWLDIIAKPTLTQAEGEAIVEETLYNFAHHFNRGFLEYRKSVTEAGMFAATEWTGRGAVMQDAFGREWIDCLGGYGLLSLGWSHPRVVEAVRAQLNRTPMPSQELLDPLRGVLARLLAMITPGDIQYFFFAAGGTEAVEGAMKLAKMYTRKAGFITSLRGFHGKTMGSLSLLGKSDFRSPALPLYPYVQWVPFGDADAVERQLQIADAVGQDIAAVVMEPIQGEAGAIVPPDDFWPRLRQACDRHGVLLIADEVQTGLGRTGKLWGVDHWQVVPDIITMGKALGGGVMPVSCFGAREEVWQVMMEPNPFVHTTTTGGNPLACAAAIAAITVLLEEDLPRQADEKGAYFKAGLEKLAADYPMIYDKITGRGLLLGQHFRDAEVGYSVAAGLFKRGVVVAGTLTNAKTVRIEPPLVIEYAQIDAVLDRLEDALKEVSGRL
- a CDS encoding aspartate aminotransferase family protein, which produces MPTIDRTHLQQLLAAEDARFIAEHPRSRALFEQARAHLHDGVPMNWMVRWASPFPVFVQEAGGTHFTDVDGRRYLDLCLGDTGAMTGHAPAAAVAAIGQQLRRGLTFMLPTEDAVWVGADLARRFGLPYWQFTLTATDANRFAIRLARQITHRPLILVYNWCYHGSVDETFITLEHGLTRPRDGNIGPAVNPALTTRVIEFNDIPSLEAALAPGDVACVLAEPAMTNIGIVHPDPGYHDALREITRRTGTLLIIDETHTICAGPGGYTATHGLQPDLITLGKPIGGGIPGAVYGFSAEVAERIRAATDYENADVGGIGGTLAGNALSLAAMRATLGQVLTQAAYDRTIPLAERFTAGVEEVIGEFGLPWHVARLGCRAEYWFCPHPPRNGAEAAAAIDHDLDRYMHLAALNRGILLTPFHNMALIAPDATETDIDHHTAVFRESVGKLVTGYW